One genomic window of Scylla paramamosain isolate STU-SP2022 chromosome 20, ASM3559412v1, whole genome shotgun sequence includes the following:
- the LOC135110145 gene encoding uncharacterized protein LOC135110145 isoform X2, with translation MAAVPRQARVLNLRPSQSEGSVIPPVHYPNFYSQHYHSNERSGVVAEDSFEEDNASASSEQRPPFLETSMFTTSFGFPLPSLTIMVN, from the exons ATGGCCGCCGTGCCCCGCCAAGCCCGGGTGTTGAACCTGAGACCAAGCCAG agtgagggcagtgtcattcctcctgtccactaccccaacttctactcccaacactaccacagcaatgagcggtctggtgtggtggctgaggattcttttgaagaggacaatgcttctgcttcatctgagcag agacctccattcttggagacttcaatgttcaccaccagctttgggtttcctctcccttcactgaccatcatggtgaactag